A stretch of DNA from Deltaproteobacteria bacterium:
TGCTGAACTGGCTCCCAGTGCCGTGACAAGTTGGATCAAACTGATGACCGTGCAATAGAAGAATACGTTTGGGCCCGTCCAGAACCACACACTCGTACACTTCAATGTCCTGAAACAGTCTTTTCAGCCGGGCCTGATCGTCCTTCCAGTCTAGATCATGATTGCCCCATATCTTCACATAACGCGTTCGATCAGTATTGGAATCATGAAAGCCCTTCAGCTTGTCGTATATTGAAGTATGGGTTATGTAGATCTGATCGAAGGCCTTATTCTCCCATAACTCCTCGGCATCTCCCAGTTCGATATAGGTAAAACCTTTATCCAGGTAGTAATCAAGGGCGCATTTGAAGATGAGCGAATTGTGGGCAAAGTCATCCGATCCTGTTCCATCACCCCGATGCATGTCAGACATTACGACTATTTTCGTATCGGTGGAATAGGTTAGACGCTTTGTTTTATCATCCGGTATGATAAATGCTTCGGATGTGGACATACTGCACCTCATTCATCGGGACGGCTTCGGGCTGGGAAAACGGCTCTTATTGCTCCCCGACTCTCTGCAGCAATGATACTCCTTTCGAAAAAAGGATATGACAAAGATATAAAGCCCTTAGCAATCAAGGCACTATGGGATAAGTGGACTTGAGTGTCAAGGAAAAAGCCATGTCGAGATGATGACTTTTGGGTTATCGAGTTGTGCAACAGTTTATGTGGACCGGTTGCGAACCTGCCTTTCGATCATATGCCACAATTCCAAAGCATTATGGCGGGCGCTTCAGAAACTCGACCCACTCAAAATCTAGGAGGCTGTCCGAGAATGAGAGATTTCTTGCAAGGTCAAGGAAGACGAAGATTTTAACCGCAGGAATACATTGAGTATTTTGAGGATTAAAATCTGAGTCTGACGCAGAGATTGCGGGAAATACCCATTCTCGGATAGCCTCCTAGAGTCTTTCCAACACCCTCTCATGAATGTTATCAAAGCCGCCGTTGGACATAATGAGGATCACATCTTCGGGCTGTGCCACACCAACGAGATAGTCGATGATGGCTTCCGTATCAGCGAAGTAGTGAGCCTCTTTTCCTCGGTCTTGAAGCTCCTGGGTCAGTTGCTCTGATGAAAAGCGCTCTTCAACAGGGATCTTATCCAGCAGCGGTGGCTTTCGGATGCAGACTAGATCCGCCATGTCAAAGGATTCCGGATATCTGTCTTGAAAGACTCTGCGCCGGCTGGAGTTCGTTCGTGGTTCGAAAACAGCCACAATTCTCTTGTCAGAATAAAAAGAACTCACTGCGGCAACGGTTTCCTTAACCTCCGTGGGATGATGGGCAAAGTCATCCATCACAATAATGTCGTTCTTGATCCCGCGGACCTCCTGACGCCGTTTGACTCCCTCAAACGTTTCAAGCGCCCTGGAGATGACATCTGCTGGAATCCCTAAGTCGTCAGCCACCGCAATAGCGGCAAGGGCATTCAAGACATTGTGGCGGCCTATGAGATGTGTCTTGAAAGTCCCGAAGTGTGTTCCACGTCTTGTCACTTCGAAACGCGTCCACGGTGAATCAGAGCGCATATTTTCAAGCCGCCATGGCGATCTTTCCCCAGGGCCGTAAAATGCCGTCCAGCACGGGGCCTGAGTCAAGAGTTCTCTCACAACAGGGTCGCCATCGTAGCCTGCCAGCATAGCCTCCTGTGGCATGGCCGCAATAAAATCAGAAAAGGAGTTCTTCACATGGGCCAGGTCCCGGTATATGTCCGCATGGTCAAATTCAATGCTCGTAAGAATTGCCCGAGATGGCGTGTAGTGGAGAAATTTCGGGCCCTTGTCAAAAAAGGCTGTGTCGTATTCGTCTCCCTCCACGACAAAATAGGCGCCACCGCCAACATTATAGTTGCGACCGAAGTTTTTCAGGATACCTCCCACCATAAAACCAGGATTCAGGCCTGCCATGGCCAAGACCCACGCCAGCAAGGCAGACGTCGTGGTTTTTCCGTGGGTCCCGGTCACTACCAAGGCTCCCTTGCCGGTCATAAAGAATCGATTCAGGGCCTGGGGCAAAGAGCAATAGGGAATCGCCAATTCAAACATGGCCGCGACCTCGGGATTGTCTTTTGAAACCGCGTTACCCACGACGACGAGATCGGGCCGATGAGCAAGGTTTTCCGGCCGAAATCCTTCAAAGATCTCGATGCCGAGCTGTGAGAGAAAGACGCTCATGGGAGGATAAACGTGATGGTCCGAACCGGTCACCTCAAATCCCGCTTCTTTGAGCATCCCGGCAAGCGCCCCCATACCTGTTCCACAGGTTGCGATTAGGTGAATGCTTTTGACCTCTTCGGGTATCCTATTGTTTTCAGGCAATTGCATGTCTCCTGACTCAGGGTAGTCCCACCCTGCAGAAACCGCTCAGTCACGTCATAATCTGCAATCCAGGAAAGACATAAATATTAAGTATGGCCCACACGGCTACGGCAGTTATGATCAACGGTATCCGTTTTGTCTTTAACCCGCAGCTTAAGTCCCTGTCACCTTTTTCCTCAGATGACCTTTTCCCCAGGAGAGCGACTAAATACGCTCCGATTACTACAAGCGGCGTTAGCCCGAAGGCCAAGGGATGCCATCTCCACACCTGGATCTTCAAAATGTTAATAACCATCCACACTATTGACAGGCCTGCATATACCTCGAGAGTGAGCCACATCCCGTTTGATTGAAATCGCTGTCGCTTGCGGGCATGGCACAGGAGCGCGCCGTATAGAACTAATTCGCCCGCAGAGGCCGTGACGGACCTGAAAAAAATATGTCCAAAAATCGCCATGCCAAGGCCGCACGCCATGGCTACATAAGATCCTGTGTAACGGGGATTGAGTTGCAAGAAACAACCTCTCTTTTATTTGCTTTGAGCCTCTGATATGAATCCTGTGATTCTGTGCCACGTTTGGTTTGAGGCCAATACCTTATGGATGATCACCAGTT
This window harbors:
- a CDS encoding metallophosphoesterase family protein, coding for MSTSEAFIIPDDKTKRLTYSTDTKIVVMSDMHRGDGTGSDDFAHNSLIFKCALDYYLDKGFTYIELGDAEELWENKAFDQIYITHTSIYDKLKGFHDSNTDRTRYVKIWGNHDLDWKDDQARLKRLFQDIEVYECVVLDGPKRILLLHGHQFDPTCHGTGSQFSKFVVRHLWQRLQRCGFRDPTRAANNPGKSNEVDNRLYNWAKENDQGVDVVIAGHTHRPVYENLTLTERRLKESSIGTPGIKQKLGPDPVYYNTGSCVHPRCITGIEITFENQEPGFRLIKWAFHANQGSKLDVSKPPEEYNLAIKRSVLEQTKA
- the mpl gene encoding UDP-N-acetylmuramate:L-alanyl-gamma-D-glutamyl-meso-diaminopimelate ligase, giving the protein MQLPENNRIPEEVKSIHLIATCGTGMGALAGMLKEAGFEVTGSDHHVYPPMSVFLSQLGIEIFEGFRPENLAHRPDLVVVGNAVSKDNPEVAAMFELAIPYCSLPQALNRFFMTGKGALVVTGTHGKTTTSALLAWVLAMAGLNPGFMVGGILKNFGRNYNVGGGAYFVVEGDEYDTAFFDKGPKFLHYTPSRAILTSIEFDHADIYRDLAHVKNSFSDFIAAMPQEAMLAGYDGDPVVRELLTQAPCWTAFYGPGERSPWRLENMRSDSPWTRFEVTRRGTHFGTFKTHLIGRHNVLNALAAIAVADDLGIPADVISRALETFEGVKRRQEVRGIKNDIIVMDDFAHHPTEVKETVAAVSSFYSDKRIVAVFEPRTNSSRRRVFQDRYPESFDMADLVCIRKPPLLDKIPVEERFSSEQLTQELQDRGKEAHYFADTEAIIDYLVGVAQPEDVILIMSNGGFDNIHERVLERL